AATTTTGAAACGCGTTTCCATATCTTGTGCTCTTCAAACTTCTATATAAATCATAGGGGGTTAGTCCAGAGAAGATATTCGTCTTTGTATCTTTAAGGTGAGATAGCATCAGAAGCAAAAACTAGGTTTCGCGTGTCTGATTGATCAAGAAAGTCTGtgattgattgattttgtttttgtatttgggAATTGCTTAACATGGATGTGTACGATGATGAATTGCTTAAGATGGATGAGGATTATGACTGCTTGATGTCCTACGATGAATTTTCAGAGTCGGCAGTATGGAGTGGTGAGTTTCCGGAATTGGACGGCTCTGGTTGGAGTTTCTCGGATTGGGCCAATGAAGTGGAATGCATATTCGATGAAAGGAAGGTAACAAGTGATGCAATGCGAGTTGGAATAGCAGTTGATAGGTTCAGATCGTCAGCCTTGTCATGGTGGGGGAAGTCTTGGAACAGCACGAGAAGAAATGAATGTCTGCTTTGGGTCATGTACCGGAGATTTATGCCTCCCAGATATGTATagatcctgaaaaatttcatgtatttttttttttatattcttgtttGATGTAAGAAGCTGTAATAAACTATTTGCTGTTTTTACCACTTGGATGTCAAAGTTCAGAATTTACTTGCAGCTTTGTGTACCAGTGCAAATTTTATCCATCTGATGTTGTCTGAGTCTCTATTGATCGAGTCTAGTTTGAGTAATGGCATTCATGATCACTTCATTTGATGTTGAATCACTTCTGTTGGAGGGTTCTTCAGACACATACTTTCAGTTCATAAGACTATGTAAATACACAATGCCCAATCAAGCTTCCAAATTCCCACAACTGTCTCTATCAGCTTAAACCAGACTTGGACAACGAAATAAAAACCTGCGACAACTCTCGGTCTTGGCGGCAACACAACACTTATCTATCATTGGATTGCATAATATTCCTTGAACTTAGTTTCATACAGACCTGGTGGCTCTTATGGGATTCATCCCTGACCCATCACATATTTTACAAATAACAGAAAAGCTCAAATGAAAAAAGGTCCTTCAAATAATAACATTCTGAAATCTAACTGTTTTAACTCTAGTCATTGTACAGTACATTAAAATGGAGCAATTCTTAGTGGATTCCTGGTACAACCCTGAAAGGCACTTTCTGACAGTAAAGCTTCCAGTATTTGCCGTACCTGTTTACAGGAGTAGTAATTATTAGTACCTCAtttcgaagaaaaaaaacacatagTGAAATCACAGATGCAAAAGACAAACTCGACAGGTTATTACTTCAAGTATATTAAAAAATGCACTCGAGGTTGATTAAGTCAATTTTGTTTAGAGTTCAGCAATTGAAATTTTGTGGGCATGTTTTTGTTACTTCCTGCCAGACTTTGTTTTGTTTAAACCTTAATATGATAGGATGATTATGTATAAGAAAAAAGATGAATTTATTGCATACTTGGATCTGCATCGGTCATCATCCCTCTTGGCACGGTCGAAGAGAAGGATTGTCAGAAACACCACATAGAAGTAGGGTAGACACTGGAGAAGATCGTCAGCATACAAAATGTTAGATACTTTATAAATGTAGATGTTTTTCAAGCACTGCCGATTAAAGGGAGAATCTTACATGGGTAAAAAGAGCTGGCACAGTCCAAAAGAAAGCAGATAATATTTCTGGCACGTAGTGGAAGTGACGTGCTAAACCCCACCTGCGCAGCAATATATGATGTTAAGAAGAATCTGGTGAAAGATCAATACTAACTACAAAATTACGACCAACATACTGAGCAGCTAAATGATTTCATATCGAAGTACCAAGCAAAAGAATAACTCCGGCGAAATAGATAACTGCAAATACATATCGAAGTACCAAGCACGTTCAAATAATTTTTGTGAagtatcaaataaaagaaaagagaacTTACCATCCTGAGGTTAAAAGAAGGCTAGTTTTGGTTTCCCCCTTGCTAGTTTGATAGGAGGCCACAATCTGCAGAAATATTAAGTTATATCGAGGCTTCTAAACTTATAAACAGCCTGCTTCCAGGATAACTGTTGCGTAGACAAAAGAATAACTGCAGCGAAATAGATAACATGGGAGCAATAACAATGTGGAATACCTTTGATGGAGCTCTCCCCCACACCAAGCACTTTCCATTTGTTTTGCGGAATTCTTGTCTTTGCCTGTCGCAGTCGTAGTTGATGTATACACACAGAACACCAGCAGCTAAGATAAGAAGTGCTGTCTGGAAGCAATTGGTCAAGGTTAGGATCACAAAATAGCACTTGTACTACTCAGAGAGACTTCGTTTAGGAACAAGGACGGTGCATGGATAATGTGCACTAGTTACTTACCTGAGTACCAAGATTCACTGGATGGTTGACTAGGTACATTCCAGGTGAGGTATAAATTGATGGAACCCAGACCAAGCATCCCCAGCAAATATAAAACCCAGCTGtagaaatcaaagaagaagatTTGAGGCAACTGAAATTCTTAAAACTACAAACCCAGACGATTGTAAGGATTTAAATGCCTCTTTTGCAGATAGATCTTGAGGGAGATATTTCGATTCTTTTTAATAGGGGTCATTGCAAACCGAATGTCGACAAATACAATCTAGTAGGGAAGTCATGTACTTTTGTGGAGATCGCGATTTGTACTCATCTACACCTCCAGGTAGATGGCGCCCAGAACTGCTAAAATTAACAAAAAAGGGTACTTCATTGGTACCTCGATCATGTGCAATGTCCATTGTACTCCAGTATCCAGCTTCCCACCAAAAGAACTTGGTTACGTACACAAGCATCAATACAGTGTTCACAAGCATAGAGTCAGCTACTTTCCCGTTCATTTCATACTGCAATCATTTGTTGAAGTGGTGGAATTGTTAACAAGAGAATACGTGACAGCAAATCAAGAAAGGGACTATCTGAATTAACAACATCCTGCCTATTTTATGAACTGTCTTGTTTCACCTACAAATGGTATCGCATTATACTAACACACAGGTAAAGGATCTGTTGCGCTCTTCCTGAAACTACCCGTTAGATGAGGACGATTAAGCGACTAACCTGCTTGATACAGTAGGTGACAGCAAGAACACCCCAAGACATCATACCGAATCTGCAATTTGTAAAGACCTTAATATCAAAGTATTTCCCAATTCGAGGATATAGCTCCATTCCCTGCATAATAAGGATATGACAAGATATGAGTTCATATTGAAACATATAATTGCGAGACAAAAGAAAACCCAAATACATACATCGTTTACTTCTATGAATATCATAAACACATCAAATGAGTTTATGTTACCATGGCAGGCATAATGCATGTGTTTcccaaacaaaaaaattaaagaagGCTGCAGCCCCGCATTATCGAGACAGTTCAAATTCCATAAGCTTAACCCAGCATATTATGTGGGATACTTAACGAGCACTGCAAGAATATTTACTGTAGGAAATTGTATCTTTCCTATTTACTTCATAATACGACACAAATATGGGAACACTAAAGATCATAAAGTTGGATCCTGAAAAGCTTCACCAATAGTAAACCTTTTGCATGTATAAAGTATAAACTTCTGCCCATGAAAGGAAAGCGGACCAGATGATCAGATTCCGTAAAAGATAACCCAGAGTCTCTAAAGTATAAACTTACTATCCATCAAGTTTAAGAACTCACCCAGTAGAAGTCAATGATAGGATTCCCAGATGATCCGGAGTCGGTAGAGGATGGAGCAATATGACCCTTATAGACAAAGAGAGTAAATTAGAAAGGTGCAACATATACTGTATTAGTAAAGAAGAGAATACTGGCAAAAAAGAAGTAGTTGAGCCCAGTTCAATCCATAACCCTCACTTTTATGTATAGAAGGACGCAAAAGATTAAACTTCCGAAGATGAGTGCTGAGTAAATCTCTCCCAAATGATCATAGACGATTGCAGGGTTGAATATTCCAAACCTGAGTAATAACAATGTCAAGTATAAAGTATTgttaactaaaccaaaaagatacGGAGAAAGCTAAAGTCATTGGCTCATAGATCCCTTACCACCAAAGACCGATGTAGGTGACTAGTGTCACAGCATATGCCAACATACCATTTGCCTACAAGAAACAGGAACAACAAGAAGAGTTTATCAGTAGACTTGCATAAATACAACCTTAGATCATGCCAAAATTAGCAGTAAGGCTAAACGTTTCTAAGTGCCTTCAGTCTTCCAAATACCATCTGTACAAAGAAGAGATCTTACTGAAAAGGTACTTCAAGCTAAGTTTTTAAAACGATTTAGGATTGGTGGTTATCACTGCTCATCAAGACTCACATGCTAACAATAAGATTGCCGATAATCATGACATACATGGTTACTATTATGCTGAAAATCATTTAGCGATAACATGACCCCTCACAAGCAACAAAATGCACTCATATTATATTGAATTCACAGCATATATCCTACAGAACACACAAAAGTAGATTCGATTATTGAAGCATTTGATTACCTTGTACACAGGTACATTCCCTGCGGGAGAGATGGGACCTTCAACTCGTTTTCCAGGAAGAGCAAGTTGAAGTAGAGCCTCAAATGCTGCATAGCAAGCAATAATTTTCCATGCTATGGCAGTAGGTCTTGGCCAAATATCAACAAATCCTTGAAGCCCATTTTGCTTTAAGTAATCAAAAGTTTGAACGACGGATCCATCGGCATGAACCATTGTATACCATCTGCAGCATTATAGGAAATTTAAGACGTAACTTTACTTCAACCAATTCAAGCCATTTAAATATAGCAAACTAGAAAATACAAATGTCAGAGTGAACACTGAACAGCACTCCATTTTCAGCGTCTTTTATTCAGAAACAAAGCTTTCTTCTTTATTTCGACCGAATTACAATCTTATAACCAAAAGATTTACTGACATTCCCACACAGAAATACTACAATTTGTGGATCCGGATGATTCCAGATTCCAAAAACATCATTTTTTGTACATTAAAATTTGTTAATAACAAGATGAATTCAGGCCAACTATATTTCCCCTCAAAACTACACAAACCAAGATCAACTTTAGAAGTTCACAATTCCACAGAAGTGGGTAAATAATTTTCAGCACGAAAAATTGTCAGTCCTTTTAACTCAAATTAACAGAATCACACTGTGGGTTTCATTATTTCTCAAAAACAATCAATACTCCAATCTGAAGATCCAAAATTAAGTCAAATGAATCTAAAACACTACAAAATCATGATCAGATAATTAAACAGAATGTGATGTACGTATAGATAGAAATTGAATGTGAGTCTTTTGTTGATTAACACAAATAAACATACCCCACATCAAAAAAAAACTAAGTCTTTCGAATAGATAAAtcaacaaaaacagaaaattttcaaatttaaatGGAACTTTACTTCAGATGAGTAACAGAATCTGAGATCAGAGATGAATAGAAACTTACAGTAGGATAACAAAAGGAGGACACAGAGATAAAAGGGATAGAACAGAAACATAGGTAACAAGTGGTGCGTGAACCAAATTTGATTCCCTcattgttttcttctccttcttcttgtgTGATGaagtaatcaagaagaagaagaactttaACTGATGGAGAGTACTACCCACTGAGAGATACCGTTTAAGAATCTTAAGATTATTATTGGGTCAAGATTTACTTTTCATTTGACCCTTGACTTGTCTTTAATTACGTCCACATACCCTAGCGTACTAGACCCTCAGTCTGGGTCAGCAGGGTCCATTTAGCACGGAGTAGTGCAGTCAGTCAACGGGTTGCATTCATAAAATGTGCCCctcattttttttcaatttagctttATCCTGTTCGACAACAATGGTGTATTTTTTTGTTTAAATTGATGATTTCGTTTTCCAGATGGTTGGAATTGATAAAAACAAACCAGCAACTCATAAAAGGATGGGAAAAGTATCCTAGAAGGACAGCATCCAGTGGTCAAGGAACTGGTAAAATAAGACATTATTGAAGTACACAAAATTTTACACAAGATACTTACAGCTTAcaaaaccaacaacaacaacgaagagatcaaggaaaaaattctgttaattcaagaaaaatgtttaatTTATCCCTTTCGTTTCCTTCTATTTCATTTCTTGCGGTTTTCCATTTGTTTAGTACACCCATGAGGCTGGTTTCTAATTTGCATATAATAAATTAATCTCTAATCCACATTATGAAATCCTGGGAGTAACGAAGTGATAAATCCTATGACAATCATCTGAATCTCCTTCACAATAACCAACCAGTTGACCCGACCGGCGGGCTCTGGAGGGTTGATGTTTTCGTCATTAGCCGGTGGGTTCACATTTTCTCCAATCACGTTCTCAGCTCCAGGTTGTACCTCTGCAACATTGAATATTTAATTAAATGTTTTTCGTACAGAATTCTGATTTCTAAAGGCTCCATAAATAAAGAATATTCACCACTATTAAGCACGAAAGTGTTTTTTTAATCAATGCACATGCTTTAGCAGGGGCGAATCATGTTTGGATCTCGAGATCTGTTTAGCCTTATCCTACCTCAGTAAGATTAGATGCAAAAATGATCCAATGTTTAACAAGACCATCAAGTTCGGAACAATCAGAAGGGAAAAAAAAAGTTTGTTAACGGACAAAGAGATAGGGTCGGGAACCGTAATTGCTTATACTGCGAAGCACATTTATATGGCAGTGACCCAAGACCAAGAGAAGATTTGCTAATCACATCTGTCGAATAGATCAAAATGATATCTAGAAAATTTTCTTATCCAGATATGACCAAACATTGCTCAACATGATCAAAATTTCAGCCAACTTTTGAAGGGATAATACTGAAGGCTGGACCATAAGGTAGTGAAAAACTGTACAACAACAACCAAGCCTTTAGTCCCAAACAAGTTGGGGTAGGCTAGAAATGAAACCCAGTGTCGAAGATTGAGCTAATCACTCTTTGAAATAAATCTTGTAATTACTAATGTACTAGTCTAGTAGTTTAAATTGAGATGTTGAACCATGATCTTGTTGGAATTTGACCGAACAAGAATAAAAACTGACGGATAATTAGATCAAATAGGAGTCTTGAGATGTTCTAGTTCGATATGGCAACcactatcttcaaaccatggatcagAAGTTTGGATTCTGTGTTTGGGTCCTAAAATTTGAATATGCATATGAGCATCATGTACGGCTCCTCACAAATGTATGCATAATAAGTACACTGGATAACAGTACCTGGCTGGACAGCATTTTCACCCTCAGCTCTAACAGCAGCAGGAGCATTTTCAGCCCTGACAGCTGGCCTTTGTGGAGGCCCTGCTCTCTGCATGCCTTGAGAAAGCCACCGGATTATTGGTGTTAGTGCTCCAGTTTGATATCTGCAGGTCCATCAAGAATTAGATCACTTAATTTAACTCAATAAACAAAACATAAGGTATAGAATGATATGTTAGCAGATAAATCAGAAAGTGAAAATTTCAATATTGTATCTATGCTAATGCATTCAAAGGTACTAAGATATGAGGTGTTCAACAGAACTCTGCAAGTATAATACGTATAGGTTAACAGAGTCTAACTTACAGATAAACAAGCGCAgcaaagaaaacaagaagaagaagtctTTGTCTTGATCCATCTTGGTTGAACACAAAAATAACAGCTGCCAGCTTCAGTATCAGTAACAAGTCAAGCTGAAACGCAAAGTGAAATCTCCTTACTACAACTGGTCGTTGTGGAGCATGCTGTGGCCTCCCTTCTTGTTGTCCATGTTCTCCAGCTACTGCACCACCCTCTGGAGGACTTGTCCTTCTGATAGCACATATGcaacgtgtcaagaaataaaaacAACCATTTGCAAATATTATCTTTCGGTATCTCTAATCTAGCTAAGCAGAGGAAAATTGGACTCAAACAGCA
This DNA window, taken from Papaver somniferum cultivar HN1 chromosome 3, ASM357369v1, whole genome shotgun sequence, encodes the following:
- the LOC113358688 gene encoding uncharacterized protein LOC113358688, coding for MAEDSETLTANPPTPSSISSLPKSPKESISKQPPQQVPQFSGFPTFNGDFQMFPIMYPAIVPGYIPLQNQEHVNNGAGIYAVPVHHSMGRVAGFPPTTLIPLTYSTPTRTSPPEGGAVAGEHGQQEGRPQHAPQRPVVVRRFHFAFQLDLLLILKLAAVIFVFNQDGSRQRLLLLVFFAALVYLYQTGALTPIIRWLSQGMQRAGPPQRPAVRAENAPAAVRAEGENAVQPEVQPGAENVIGENVNPPANDENINPPEPAGRVNWLVIVKEIQMIVIGFITSLLPGFHNVD
- the LOC113358687 gene encoding 7-dehydrocholesterol reductase-like, translated to MRESNLVHAPLVTYVSVLSLLSLCPPFVILLWYTMVHADGSVVQTFDYLKQNGLQGFVDIWPRPTAIAWKIIACYAAFEALLQLALPGKRVEGPISPAGNVPVYKANGMLAYAVTLVTYIGLWWFGIFNPAIVYDHLGEIYSALIFGSLIFCVLLYIKGHIAPSSTDSGSSGNPIIDFYWGMELYPRIGKYFDIKVFTNCRFGMMSWGVLAVTYCIKQYEMNGKVADSMLVNTVLMLVYVTKFFWWEAGYWSTMDIAHDRAGFYICWGCLVWVPSIYTSPGMYLVNHPVNLGTQTALLILAAGVLCVYINYDCDRQRQEFRKTNGKCLVWGRAPSKIVASYQTSKGETKTSLLLTSGWWGLARHFHYVPEILSAFFWTVPALFTHCLPYFYVVFLTILLFDRAKRDDDRCRSKYGKYWKLYCQKVPFRVVPGIH